The window ATCACCAACTGGTTTGAGAGCCCTATATATTGGGTATTGTTAAGGGGTAAGTGTCAGTCCTAACTcctattattataaaaacagATATAGTTTGTCTTAACTCTTAAGCATTAGAGAACACTTTGGGTGACTATCAACCAACTTGACACATTTCTACTTTACCCACGTGGCTGAGTCCAAAAAAAATTCCTCTTTTACCAGTGGGagttaaaataaaatccaaATCGACCCATTTTCAAGAAAATGGACTGAACTCGCAAAACATTATATTCTTAAATAAGTGAAATCAAGATATAAGTTCCTTTTATGGAGTTAACACAAATACTCTTGGGAGTTCTGTTGAGTAACTATGAAACCCCCAAAAAGTTCCCAAGTTCATATTCATGTGCACACCATGatttttttaaggttaaaaaTCAACAATGAATATCTGTGTTAATAAAATGGAAACGGATTTAATAGATCATACACAGTAAATTCTCCCAAATGTATTCGCTAAATCATTTATTCAGAAATGAGATATTCACCGTAACCACAAAGTTATCCTAActatatttaaaacataaattattaatagagatcacaagaagaaagaaaattttCTATTTAGCCTCAACCAAACTTGACTCTTACTAAATGTTAATTACTATAAAAACTACCTGTTTGGACCTTTGACCAAGTGAGTCCCATTGTGTTCATGGACAAGATCACTCTTTTCTCAGTTTTAAGTACTCCTATCAGATTACTTGAGTATTATGATAAATAGAAGAGCATCTAAACTAGTTTAGTCAAGGCCAAAAGGTTTGTAAAAAGCAAATATTTCTGTTTATTCTAATAATTTGGGCAAAGTACAGACATCAATGTTAAGCCAGAAAATCAATATGTACAGGGTCATGCAGATTCctgtttattaatttaaatttcatTTGTCTTATTTCTAATTTGTTTTCAGTTTTCCCCTTCATTAGCGTTGTTGATTGATTACATTTAGGTCCATTTTATTTGAACTTCATACAAAAGCATTTAGCATCTTTCAGGCTCCCAAAGGTTTGTTTGCATCGATCCAGCTCCATCTAGATGAAAAAATTACCTATTTACGCATAATTAGATTACAATAAATGTACTTTGGTTGTTTGAGTTTCTACTTTTAGACAAACCGCAAAACCTAAAACAAGGCGTACATTTTCTTCAACAACGCTAGAATTATTACAAACCCTAAATCAAAGATTATAGTGTCGAACCAATAGCAGATATGCAGATATTCACAAATCACAACACATGGAGCTTTGGACATAAACAGCAGAAAAAGAAAACTCACTTCAATTTGACATAACGCCCTTCTATCTGGCGCAAGGGTTCCCCTTCCCTGAAAAGTAAAGTTCAAAATGAAACATGTATAAGTGACTAAAATAGTGTAATCCATTCCAAGAGGGTAGGTAGTAAGTAGAGGTGGCAATCTAGGAACATAAGAATGGATCAAATCCCGATCGTGTTTAATATTAGaaggttaaataaaaaattggcTTGACAAGAAAATGACCGACGGGTCGAAGATTCAAACAAGTTGAAAGTTGCCCAAAGTCTCTGTCATTCTATTCATAGATTATTCTTCTGGTAGTAATATCGTTTCTATAATCATACTTAATGGTTTTAAGTATTAATGAtccatcaaaaatataaaaacagaGCCCCACCCAGCATGTTCTGCATAATATTATGACCTGACCCGTCTCAATCTGAACCCGTTTGTACCCAGGACTTAACCCACCCATCTTTCCACCTCTATTACTAAAGGTTTAGACTAGGACTACTGGTTTAAAGCCTAGATGGAGTCCTCACTGTTGTTCAAATGGCACCAATTGAAACCAAATAGGATATGTTCTTTTCTCACGGGCCATATTGTTGGTACCAGCATCCAAAATAGCTTGGGCAGTAGTGACACTTGAATCTTCTAAACCATTTGACTTGTTTTTGCGATTCCTCCTAAACTTATTAGGTTTTACTGATTCCGTAACCTCTTTATCATCTTCATTAATTAATCTCTGTAGCAGGTCTTTCCCTTTAGTTTTTTGCATATGCCCGTCACTTTTGTTGGTTAACGATGGTTGTAATTTGGCTATGGACCCCTGAGAAGTAAGTTTTGAAGATTTACTCCTATTTGCTGCTTCCACAAGATCATTCAAAGGTTTCCAGTCAACTTTCCCTTTCCATGGTTCACCACCTGTTTTTTCTTCCTCACTAGGAAGATGACCAAATGGCTCAGCGGTCAAAGAATTCTGCAAGTTTATTGTTATCTCTCATTAAGAATACAGATAGTTTTCAGAAGTAAATATAATGATCTCTGAGTACAATAAAATTAGATTTTCAGAAGTAACTATAGTGATCTCTGAGTCCAATAATATGAGGACATTATCAGATTTATAAGTGGTAATTTTGACCCAAATACCAGAAAATGGGATAGAATTTCCCTGTAGTGTTTTCAAAGTTCAATGATAACAGCCTACAaaactatttatttaattaaagaaaatagatTGAACAGGTAAAGTTTTCATAAAAGTTATCAATGTAACAATTTACTAAATTACAGTAAAGCGTTGGTGGGTAACCCAATCTGACCAGCTGTTTTCACTCGTACCAAAAAGTACTTGTTTACACCCAACTCCTTTGTCAGAATTGGAGGCAGTAATTTTGATCTATCATCTAAAATGGGTCATGGGTTATACTTTATCTCTAAAGAATCAGATGGGTTAAATGCCCCAAGTTGCTTAAGTGGGAACCCTACTATATCATGTAATATTTCTTTTAGATAGATATCAAACTTATAAGAAATCGACAAAAAGGATGTGACAGGTCAGCCCAATCAAACTAGACCAGACTTGTCTTCCTGTCCCCCCGCACTATAAGCACTCATTTTCACCTGAACCCATTTCGGAATCAGAGGCGTCAAGTTGACCATTACCTAAATGTTGAAatggttataatttttttcaagtCAAACAGATTACATTCTGCCAAAAATTCTGTTGAGGTGCTTACAACCTCCCAAAtaacttcataaaaaaaaatcagtaCTTCTaatgataactaatatattACTTATTTAGCAAACTGAAAAGACGACTAGAAAGTGAATATGTGTCAACCAAAACAACCCAACCCTATCAGACAAGACCTGTTTTAAGTAGCACCAAAATGCACCCATTTTATCCCAAAGCCATTTGACACACTACACAGATTACACAAGCCGCCATTCTACGACCTCTCAAAATCATTAATCTTGTTTACCTGCTTTGAATTGTGACTGATCCTGTTTGATGTCTCCTGTGAACTGGAACTCTCTTGGCAATCTTCATCAGAGTCATCTTCTTTCTTAACAGATTTCTCAGCTGAGAAACTTGAACCACGTGATTTCTTCCTTGAAGTAACTCTCGACCTTTTTCCAGTCATTGTGGGTTGTGTTGACACTCTTGGTGTGCTGACTACTAGAGATGATAGTGATCTCTCTTTTCGCCTTGATGGTAAAGTAACAGAAGGCATAACTTCAGGGGCCTTCACCCTTCTCCGTTTATATGGAAATATTTTGGCCCTCACATCTTGTAAATTATGGTCGGGCCTGTTTAATGaatatcaaagaaaaaaaaacttcattaaTGTGATTGTCCATTACAATTCACATATATCATAcccttttatatcaattttgtTCAATGTATGATTTGATGCTGTAAAAAACCAATGGCTTCATCCCAAATGAATTTCACTAGCCTTCGCAGAGTCCAAGTGGACTATTGGTTAGAGGCAGCAATATCGACGCATTCACTTATGAATGGGTCTTATTATGGCTTGGTTTATCCGGATTTCCTTGTACTTTCACAGTAAAGACGGCGTATTAATATAGTTCTTGTATGGGAGGCTTTGTCTATGAACACCCACCACATAAACTTTACATAAACTAGCCCATAGTCACATTAATGAAGTTCAACTACGGAAATGAAGTGTCATTGGGATTGCATGCAGCACATGATTATGGGTAACATGAATaaaatataatcattatttATGATCCTACTGATTTTCTTAATGAAATAGCAGATCCAATCGGTCAGAATTATGTAAAAGGATGCGGCCTAACAAGAATCTGCTACACTTTTGtctaataaaaagttaaatgtcAACTTCACTGAGCTATGGGATTCAGCTTTTTTAAGACAGCAAAATGCTAAACAGGTATGTACCTTAtaccatatatctatatctatgaaGATTGCTCATGAGATATCTATTTGTtttaaagtattaaaataaaacagaatAACCCCAACAAAAACTATGACACTGTGATTACACTGCTAATGGAAGAAGTTTAACAAAGGTGGTAAATTAACACGTAAAGCAGACCTGAAAGTATCTGAACCAGATAGATTAACTATATATGTTGAATTTGGTTACCTATATTTTACAGACTTGCAAAAACCTTCAAATTTATTTGCAGGCAACAGTCAACAAGCACATTGTATCTGACATAACTATAACAGTTAATAGAAGCATAGCAACAATATTTCTTCAGAGGGAGAAAGGGCACCTCAGCTTCTCCAAAGGTACGCAACCTAGATCGATATTGCATATTGGACAACATTCAAGTTCTTCATCTACAAGCTTTTTACGAATACATTTCCTGCAGACTGGATGATGTACAAATTGCATAAAGGTAAATAACATTTTCAGGAAGcatgtaaaagaaataaaaatctaGCAAACGTTGAAGATACATGTTACTAACATAATAGCAATAACAAAAAAGTGATATCCTTGTGACCTAGCCATCTACAATGAACCCTATACCCTACAACTAAGTGTTCACATGCCCGCATGAAACAGAGGCATCATGTACTGATTTCGGTTCTTAAACACACTTAGACAACACAAGATCACTTTTTCATTAATcgtatttctttttctttgtctAGTTGAAACCCTGGAAGCCAATTAGAAGACACAGAGTCGTAAAAAGGCTATATAAGTAGCATAAAAACACAGCAATCAAATGTCATACAAATATAGGGGAAACCAATACTCGGGGCAATCCAATATCATGCCTTTATCTTCAACCTCTGTCCTTTACCTCTAAATGATTCAtacaacaaaattacaaaaatatactGCAAATTACATCTAGCAACATAAATTGAATTCAATCAGGGATAGATTGTATTGTTAAGGAGGTGCTTAATAGAATCTCACACATTACCAAAAAA is drawn from Erigeron canadensis isolate Cc75 chromosome 9, C_canadensis_v1, whole genome shotgun sequence and contains these coding sequences:
- the LOC122581168 gene encoding E3 ubiquitin protein ligase DRIP2-like, with the translated sequence MSPVVKVRRAEVAACMTCPICNKLFRNATTIPECLHTFCRKCIRKKLVDEELECCPICNIDLGCVPLEKLRPDHNLQDVRAKIFPYKRRRVKAPEVMPSVTLPSRRKERSLSSLVVSTPRVSTQPTMTGKRSRVTSRKKSRGSSFSAEKSVKKEDDSDEDCQESSSSQETSNRISHNSKQNSLTAEPFGHLPSEEEKTGGEPWKGKVDWKPLNDLVEAANRSKSSKLTSQGSIAKLQPSLTNKSDGHMQKTKGKDLLQRLINEDDKEVTESVKPNKFRRNRKNKSNGLEDSSVTTAQAILDAGTNNMAREKRTYPIWFQLVPFEQQEGEPLRQIEGRYVKLNDGNVPISIIQKLVMNKLALPSEHEVELRCMGKLVVPTLQLRNLMELWLQAHSDIITAKIGSSAQEFVMKISYAKKAPTLAPAPTPTPTPQTS